From the genome of Pseudomonas migulae:
CAACGCGGTGAAAACCATGGAAAGCGGTCAACGCCAGGCCGAAGAAGGCGTGGCGTGGGTGCTTGAGGCAGATAAGGCATTAGTCGGTATCAGTGAAGCGGTGGCGAACATCACGGACATGACCACCCAGATCGCCGCTGCGACCGAGGAGCAAACCGCCGTGGCCGAGGAAATCAGCCGCAATATCACGACCATTGCCAACCTGGCGGATCAGACGTCTGAACAGGCCAGGCATTCGGCAGAGCTGAGCAAGGAACTGACCCAGACCGCTAAAACTCAGTACTCATTGGTCGAGCGATTTAACCGATAACCCATCAAATTTTTAAAAAAACCCCGCTCCAGGGGGGGGGTAAATTCCAGGCACCAATCAAATCTGACGGTGCGGTGGGGGGAGTAGTTGCAGCCCACGCATCGACCGCAAACAGCTAAAAACCTCTTGAAATGAAGTGTTCAGGGCGAGTCCGATTTGGGTCGATTTCTGCCCATCACAAGGGGCAGAAACCGGCCAAAAGCAGCCGTTCAAGACAGTACAGCCGGCTGACTTTTCACTCTGTCGAAGAAGAGTGAATGAGATATCTTGACGAGCTGTCGATCCGCTCAACCTTACAAGGAAGCCAATGCTCAGTTCACTCGTATCAAATGGTCAGCCACAAACGCCTGACCGTTTAGAACTGATGGTCCCCTGGTGGAGTTTTACGAAAACAGTCCTGGCTGCTACAGCCCTATCGTTGGTGCGTGATGGACTGATCGGATTGGACGATCCAATCCTTGATCAGCCTTTCACGTTGCGCCAGCTATTGCGACATGAGGCGGGTCTGGCCGATTACGGCGAACTTGCGGAGTATCACGCTGCCGTTACGAACAGTGAGCCAGCCTGGCCGGTAGATGAAATGATGCAACGCCTTGATGGTGCTCGAGTTCGGTACAGTCCCGGAACCGGTTGGCGTTACTCGAATGTCGGCTACTTGCTCATCGGCAGGCTAATTGAGCGGCTAACTGATCTGACGCTTGATGATGCAGTGATTCAACGTGCACTTACCCCTCTAGGTCTGTCTAACGTCCGCTTTGCTAAAACGCGAGTAGACTTCCAATCGACACATCTTGGAAGCACCTCAAATTATGACCCCGCGTGGGTCTATCATGGCTTGCTGATCGGCCCAATTTCGCAAGCAGCGCTATTTCTGGATCGACTCCTCGACGGAGACCTGCTCTCCTCGAGCTTGCTTCAGGAAATGCAGACAGCACGAACATTGGGCGGCCCGATTCCCGGGCGCCCATGGATCACCCCGGGCTATGGCCTTGGTATGATGCAAGGGTCGATTGATGGCGGATATTCCCTATGCGGGCATACAGGCTGCGGGCCAGGCAGCGTCATCGCTGTCTACCGTATCTGCGACGGTGACGCATCGGCTTGTTGCGCCGCTTTTGAGACGGGCGCCAGTGAAGGAGCAGTCGAAGCCATCGTTGTTGGGCAGCTGATGCAAGTTCTGCGGCAGGGGACATAAGGCCTCTAAGTTCTTTTGGCGTCGGCCTCAAGATTCGCCGGATGACCGCTTTGGTTCGAAAACCGTCTCTCCTGAGCGACTGTTTTTGGCTGGTTTCTGCCTTTCACAAAGGGCTGAAAACAACTCAGAGTGGACGGATCGGCCTGACGTGGACCGGTCCGTCGATGGCGGTTAGAAACACCAGTCCTCAGCGTTTACGACACGACAGAATGGACCCGCGAGGGTCGCGTTGTGATGAGCGACAATTTCTTCGGCCTTCAGCGCAGAGGTGTCCGTGCAGGTATGACCATCGGCGATTAGCACCGCATCGAAACCATGGTCTCGTGCGGCGCGGCGTCGTCGGTCGTTTGATGGCTATCGAAGGCAATACGGCCTGAGGAAGCTAGGGCGTAAAGCCCTAGCGGATAGGAGATATCACTTTTTCTTTTTCGCCGGCTTTTCTGCCTTGTCTGATTTCTTAGCCTTTTCTGGCTTGCTATCAGCTTTTTTTGCAGATTTCTTTGGTTCGGCATCTTTTTTCTTATCTTTCTTTTCGGAAGATTTCGAAAGAGTTGAGGCCGCAGCTGATTTCTTTGCCGGTGATGACTTTTTGTCTTTCAAATCTTTACTGGCGTTCGAAGCTCCACCTTTGCCTTTCTTCTCGTCTTTAGCCACGTTGATCACCTCTCGGAGTATGCCGGTATTGGCACATTGCCTGTGCGATTACCCACAAGCTAATCATTAGGCGAGCGCGTCCAATTGCGGTTCAAATTTTTTGATGCGTTGAGACTGGTTATCGATGTAACACCGATATGTACTGAGTCTGGCCCCCCCCCAATGTCCGCTGACGACTCGTAGCGGACATTGTTAAACCACCATTGCGTGCCGCGAAAAAGCCGCACTTCGTTTCAAATATTTAAGGAGTACGTTCCTCTACCCGAGTACGGTGGCGAATGCTTGGGGCGTCGGGCTCTCCTCCCATTGTGCAACGGCTTCCGGCAGAACCAGCCAAGGTTGCTTGCGTCGCGTCCAGATATGCGCCACCGGCTCGAAGCGCTCCGTGCCTTCCAAAACCCCGGCCCGTACCACACGCATGCCGGGCGCGGCGGTGGTCTCGTTGAACAGCCGGGTATGGCACACGCCGCAGGCATGTTGCGTGGACGTTTGCCCTTGGTGCTCGTGCACAAAGGTCGCCGTTTCG
Proteins encoded in this window:
- a CDS encoding serine hydrolase domain-containing protein, with the translated sequence MLSSLVSNGQPQTPDRLELMVPWWSFTKTVLAATALSLVRDGLIGLDDPILDQPFTLRQLLRHEAGLADYGELAEYHAAVTNSEPAWPVDEMMQRLDGARVRYSPGTGWRYSNVGYLLIGRLIERLTDLTLDDAVIQRALTPLGLSNVRFAKTRVDFQSTHLGSTSNYDPAWVYHGLLIGPISQAALFLDRLLDGDLLSSSLLQEMQTARTLGGPIPGRPWITPGYGLGMMQGSIDGGYSLCGHTGCGPGSVIAVYRICDGDASACCAAFETGASEGAVEAIVVGQLMQVLRQGT
- a CDS encoding GFA family protein — its product is MRFTGQCRCGHVSIEIEAQQLPPLYACHCLNCQRWSGSAFGLHLLCAAPAVQVTGETATFVHEHQGQTSTQHACGVCHTRLFNETTAAPGMRVVRAGVLEGTERFEPVAHIWTRRKQPWLVLPEAVAQWEESPTPQAFATVLG